Proteins encoded by one window of Azospirillum brasilense:
- a CDS encoding extracellular catalytic domain type 1 short-chain-length polyhydroxyalkanoate depolymerase, protein MNNRVPTGMAEALRLTQAGDLAGATAHLQRLLRGAAPVPPGADPTIIDVEPVTVNAAPDTQDPAPPHRATAFRPAGAFAGRFHPGPRAGLGETLRGLAAGVMPAGAGFGANGTIRPAADPLPDGAAFTSGSFGNKAGTRSYKLYVPANRRDGQPLPLVVMLHGCTQSPDDFAAGTRMNMLAEEHGCLVVYPAQPSSANAQKCWNWFNPLDQRRGDGEPSLIAGITRQVMREHAVDPDRVFVAGLSAGGAAAAIMGAAYPDLYAAVGVHSGLPRGAASDIPSAFVAMRQGGGAVEPQPGPAVPAVPTIVFHGDRDTTVHPRNGDDVAAQSKMGTAGARVAVEHGQVPGGHGYSRHLHTDASGRVLCEQWTIRGAGHAWAGGSPSGSYTDPRGPDASREMLRFFLANPRRRPSAP, encoded by the coding sequence ATGAACAACCGAGTCCCCACCGGAATGGCCGAGGCGCTGCGCCTCACCCAGGCCGGCGACCTCGCCGGGGCGACCGCTCACCTCCAACGCCTGTTGCGGGGTGCCGCGCCGGTGCCGCCCGGCGCCGACCCAACCATCATCGATGTCGAGCCGGTCACGGTGAACGCCGCACCGGACACGCAGGACCCGGCGCCGCCGCACCGTGCCACCGCGTTCAGACCCGCCGGCGCGTTTGCCGGCCGCTTCCATCCCGGACCGCGGGCGGGCCTGGGCGAGACCCTGCGCGGCCTTGCCGCCGGGGTCATGCCGGCTGGCGCCGGTTTCGGGGCGAACGGCACCATCCGTCCCGCCGCCGACCCGCTGCCGGACGGCGCTGCGTTCACGTCGGGCTCCTTCGGGAACAAGGCCGGCACGCGCTCCTACAAGCTCTATGTTCCCGCGAACCGCCGTGACGGCCAGCCACTTCCCCTGGTGGTGATGCTCCACGGCTGCACCCAGTCGCCGGACGATTTCGCCGCCGGCACCCGCATGAACATGCTGGCGGAAGAGCACGGCTGTCTGGTCGTCTACCCGGCACAGCCGTCCTCGGCCAACGCTCAGAAGTGTTGGAACTGGTTCAACCCGCTCGACCAGCGGCGCGGCGACGGAGAGCCCTCGCTGATCGCGGGGATCACCCGGCAGGTCATGCGCGAGCACGCCGTCGACCCGGACCGCGTCTTCGTCGCGGGCCTCTCGGCCGGCGGGGCGGCGGCGGCCATCATGGGGGCCGCCTATCCCGATCTCTACGCCGCCGTCGGGGTGCATTCCGGCCTCCCCCGGGGCGCAGCCTCCGACATTCCCTCCGCCTTCGTCGCCATGCGCCAGGGCGGGGGAGCGGTGGAACCGCAACCCGGCCCCGCCGTGCCCGCCGTACCGACAATCGTCTTTCACGGCGACCGGGATACCACGGTTCACCCGCGCAACGGCGACGACGTCGCCGCGCAATCCAAGATGGGAACGGCGGGAGCGCGGGTTGCGGTGGAACACGGTCAAGTACCGGGCGGGCATGGCTACAGCCGCCACCTCCACACCGATGCCTCCGGTCGTGTGCTCTGCGAGCAGTGGACGATACGAGGCGCAGGGCACGCCTGGGCCGGAGGCAGTCCATCCGGTTCCTACACCGACCCGCGCGGGCCGGACGCCTCGCGGGAGATGCTGCGCTTCTTCCTCGCGAACCCGCGGCGTCGACCATCCGCGCCGTAA
- a CDS encoding CopG family transcriptional regulator — protein MSSNALDPKPKSGDSEKITINLGYIDLGHIDLLVQEGFYANRTDLIRTAIRNQIDRHGDALRQAVTRKSVDLGLRHYSRDDLEAAREAGQMLHIRVLGLATIARDVTPELARATIASVAVLGALHASSAVKAALADRMR, from the coding sequence ATGTCCTCGAACGCACTCGATCCGAAGCCGAAGTCCGGCGACAGCGAAAAGATCACGATCAACCTTGGCTACATCGACCTCGGTCACATTGATCTCCTGGTGCAGGAAGGTTTCTACGCGAATCGCACGGACCTCATCCGCACCGCCATCCGCAACCAGATCGACCGCCATGGAGACGCCTTGCGGCAGGCCGTGACGCGCAAGAGCGTCGACCTCGGCCTGCGCCACTACTCCCGCGACGACCTCGAAGCGGCGCGGGAGGCCGGACAGATGCTCCACATCCGTGTCCTCGGTCTGGCCACCATCGCCCGGGACGTCACCCCCGAACTTGCCCGCGCCACCATCGCCTCGGTCGCCGTGCTGGGGGCGCTGCACGCCAGCAGCGCCGTCAAGGCGGCTCTCGCGGACCGCATGCGCTGA
- a CDS encoding maltotransferase domain-containing protein: MATAGPRIYNLFPTLVGPMRDWAGHLPRIQGMGFDWLFLNPIHYPGFSGSLYAVKDYYRLHDRIQGGAPEHPDELLRGFIAEAGRHGQSVMLDLVINHTAKDAILVGEHPDWYRRDANGDLYSPRAVDPVDPSRVTIWGDLAMLDYERAEVRAGLTDYWTRYLRHYIGLGVKGFRCDAAYQIPAEVWKTLIDRSREADPEVTFFAETLGCTVEQVRDLCGAGFDFLFNSAKWWDFKSDWLLDQYDEFRWIAPSIAFPESHDTDRLAAEVGSQDSERLAAQLKMHYLFAASFSTGVMMPVGFEYGFTRKLDVVSTTPDDWEPPKLDLTGFIGAVNAMKADSPALNVEGPQRRVTAPHNPVIGLIRETSGWANGSGEGCSVLLINPDETQPHAIDPGPLLASSGGGFADFEDVTPEAAPLPFEPGHDLRLRPLEMRVFRARPAQSRPIELNHLGERGAEHDSATRAWMDELASRRVTIENVYPELDGGRFPVKRVVGDVMEVWADIYTDGTFVLGAAVTYRPVDEEDWREVPMTFFDNDRWVGKLPLTRNTRYQYSILAWRDVWESWRADFKKKNDAGLDVGLELIEGRRFVEHAVGLNEGEGRAALERVVERMNSLQGAELTAYALSDEPRQAMAKYGERQYLSRYGCDLEVYVDRTAARYSAWFEIFPRSASPDPSRPGTFDDVSNMLPFIRGMGFDVLYFPPIHPIGRSFRKGRNNTLNPGPNDPGVPYAIGASEGGHADIDPMIGDFEGFRRLVKEARRHGIEIALDFAVQCSPDHPWIKSHPQWFYWRPDGTIRYAENPPKKYQDIVNVSFYRESYPDLWYALRDVVLFWCDEGVRIFRVDNPHTKPFPFWEWMIREVQDRFPDAIFLAEAFTRPKLMRRLAKIGFTQSYSYFTWRNTKAELTEYLTELTQGESKDYMQPNFFANTPDILPPMLVHGGRPAHMMRAVLAGTLSGVYGLYTPYFVCEADPYPGKEEYNHSEKYEIRHWDWNKPGNIVDYVTRLNKIRAENPALHKFTNLKFYNAYDDNILLYGKMTESKDNVILIAVNLDPHNGHGGTIEVPLWELGLDDGAHVQVEDLFTGQRFTWIGKFQHVWLDPQQNPAAIWRIRPPGR, translated from the coding sequence ATGGCCACCGCCGGACCGCGCATCTACAACCTGTTTCCCACGCTCGTCGGCCCGATGCGCGACTGGGCCGGGCATCTGCCCCGCATCCAGGGGATGGGCTTCGACTGGCTGTTCCTGAATCCGATCCATTATCCGGGCTTCTCCGGCAGCCTCTACGCCGTGAAGGATTATTACCGGCTGCATGACCGCATCCAGGGCGGCGCGCCGGAGCATCCGGACGAGCTGCTGCGCGGCTTCATCGCCGAGGCGGGGCGGCACGGCCAGTCGGTCATGCTCGACCTCGTCATCAACCACACCGCCAAGGACGCGATCCTGGTGGGGGAGCATCCGGACTGGTACCGGCGCGACGCCAACGGCGACCTCTACAGCCCGCGCGCCGTCGACCCGGTGGACCCGTCGCGGGTGACCATCTGGGGCGATCTCGCCATGCTCGACTACGAGCGGGCGGAGGTCCGGGCGGGGCTGACCGACTATTGGACGCGCTACCTGCGCCATTACATCGGGCTGGGCGTGAAGGGCTTCCGCTGCGACGCCGCCTACCAGATCCCGGCGGAGGTGTGGAAGACGCTGATCGACCGCTCCCGCGAGGCCGATCCCGAGGTGACGTTCTTCGCCGAGACGCTGGGCTGTACGGTGGAGCAGGTGCGCGACCTTTGTGGGGCGGGCTTCGACTTCCTGTTCAACAGCGCCAAATGGTGGGACTTCAAGTCCGACTGGCTGCTCGACCAGTATGACGAGTTCCGCTGGATCGCCCCCTCCATCGCCTTCCCGGAAAGCCACGACACCGACCGGCTGGCGGCCGAGGTCGGCAGCCAGGACAGCGAGCGGCTGGCCGCCCAGCTGAAGATGCACTATCTGTTCGCCGCTTCCTTCTCGACCGGCGTGATGATGCCGGTTGGGTTCGAATACGGCTTCACCCGCAAGCTCGACGTGGTGAGCACGACGCCGGACGACTGGGAGCCGCCGAAGCTCGACCTGACCGGCTTCATCGGCGCGGTCAACGCCATGAAGGCGGACAGCCCGGCGCTGAACGTCGAGGGCCCGCAGCGCCGCGTGACCGCGCCGCACAACCCGGTGATCGGGCTGATCCGCGAGACCAGCGGCTGGGCCAACGGGAGCGGGGAGGGCTGCTCCGTCCTGCTCATCAACCCCGACGAGACCCAGCCGCACGCCATCGACCCCGGCCCGCTGCTGGCCAGCTCCGGCGGCGGCTTCGCCGACTTCGAGGACGTGACGCCGGAGGCGGCGCCGCTGCCCTTCGAACCGGGCCACGACCTGCGCCTGCGCCCGCTGGAGATGCGCGTCTTCCGCGCCCGGCCGGCGCAGAGCCGCCCCATCGAGCTGAACCATCTCGGCGAGCGCGGGGCGGAGCACGACTCCGCCACCCGCGCCTGGATGGACGAGCTGGCCTCCCGCCGCGTCACCATCGAGAACGTCTATCCGGAGCTGGACGGCGGGCGCTTTCCGGTCAAGCGGGTGGTCGGCGACGTGATGGAGGTGTGGGCCGACATCTACACCGACGGCACCTTCGTCCTTGGCGCCGCCGTCACCTACCGCCCGGTCGACGAGGAGGACTGGCGCGAGGTGCCCATGACCTTCTTCGACAACGACCGCTGGGTGGGCAAGCTGCCGCTGACCCGCAACACGCGCTACCAGTACAGCATCCTGGCGTGGCGCGACGTGTGGGAGAGCTGGCGCGCCGACTTCAAGAAGAAGAACGACGCCGGCCTCGACGTCGGGCTGGAGCTGATCGAGGGCCGCCGCTTCGTCGAGCACGCCGTGGGCCTGAACGAGGGCGAGGGCCGCGCCGCGCTGGAGCGGGTGGTGGAGCGGATGAACAGCCTTCAGGGGGCGGAGCTGACCGCCTACGCCCTGTCGGACGAGCCGCGGCAGGCCATGGCGAAATATGGCGAGCGGCAGTATCTGTCCCGCTACGGCTGCGACCTGGAGGTCTATGTGGACCGCACCGCGGCCCGCTACTCCGCGTGGTTCGAGATCTTCCCGCGCTCGGCCTCGCCGGACCCGTCGCGGCCCGGCACCTTCGACGACGTGTCCAACATGCTGCCCTTCATCCGGGGCATGGGCTTCGACGTGCTGTATTTCCCGCCGATCCACCCGATCGGGCGGAGCTTCCGCAAGGGACGCAACAACACGCTGAACCCCGGCCCGAACGATCCCGGCGTGCCCTACGCCATCGGTGCCTCGGAGGGCGGGCACGCCGACATCGACCCGATGATCGGCGACTTCGAGGGCTTCCGCCGGCTGGTCAAGGAGGCGCGGCGGCATGGGATCGAGATCGCGCTGGACTTCGCCGTCCAGTGCTCCCCCGACCATCCCTGGATCAAGTCGCACCCGCAGTGGTTCTACTGGCGGCCCGACGGCACGATCCGCTACGCCGAGAACCCGCCGAAGAAGTACCAGGACATCGTCAACGTCAGCTTCTACCGCGAATCCTACCCGGACCTGTGGTACGCGCTGCGCGACGTGGTGCTGTTCTGGTGCGACGAGGGGGTGCGCATCTTCCGCGTCGACAACCCGCACACCAAGCCCTTCCCCTTCTGGGAATGGATGATCCGCGAGGTGCAGGACCGCTTCCCCGACGCGATCTTCCTGGCCGAGGCCTTCACCCGGCCCAAGCTGATGCGGCGGCTGGCGAAGATCGGCTTCACTCAGTCCTACAGCTACTTCACGTGGCGCAACACCAAGGCGGAGCTGACCGAGTATCTGACGGAGCTGACCCAGGGCGAGTCCAAGGACTACATGCAGCCCAACTTCTTCGCCAACACGCCGGACATCCTGCCGCCAATGCTGGTTCATGGCGGGCGGCCCGCCCACATGATGCGCGCCGTGCTGGCCGGGACCTTGTCGGGAGTGTATGGCCTCTACACCCCGTATTTCGTCTGCGAGGCCGATCCTTATCCTGGCAAGGAGGAGTACAACCACTCCGAAAAATACGAGATCCGGCACTGGGACTGGAACAAGCCCGGCAACATCGTCGACTACGTGACGCGGCTGAACAAGATCCGCGCGGAGAACCCGGCGCTTCACAAATTCACGAACCTGAAGTTCTACAACGCCTACGACGACAACATCCTGCTCTACGGCAAGATGACGGAGAGCAAGGACAACGTCATCCTGATCGCGGTGAACCTCGACCCGCACAACGGCCACGGCGGCACCATCGAGGTTCCGTTGTGGGAGCTGGGGCTGGACGACGGCGCCCATGTCCAGGTGGAGGATCTGTTCACCGGCCAGCGCTTCACCTGGATCGGCAAGTTCCAGCATGTCTGGCTCGACCCGCAGCAGAACCCGGCGGCGATCTGGCGCATCCGCCCGCCGGGGCGGTGA
- a CDS encoding polyphosphate kinase 2 family protein, translated as MGNGNGKIRLDKLDMTAEGIGSKDDYERRLAKLQKDLLHIQQTYWHEKRRAILVFEGWDAAGKGGCIRRLTEPLDPRGFHVWPIGTPTAEEQGKHYLYRFWTKLPAPGTFAIFDRSWYGRVLVERVEGFADKEQWKRAYDEINQFEKMLTDDGARIIKIFMHITPDEQLNRFRERLSNPYKRWKLTEEDLRNRARWDDYSKAIEAMFDKTSTETAPWQAVPANSKWHARLKVMEIVTEALSRGVNVAPPPIDLTVARIAAEVLGVHLTFDTKEKD; from the coding sequence ATGGGCAACGGAAACGGCAAGATCCGTCTCGACAAGCTCGATATGACGGCGGAGGGAATCGGCAGCAAGGACGACTACGAACGCCGCCTCGCCAAGCTCCAGAAGGACCTGCTGCACATCCAGCAGACCTATTGGCACGAGAAGCGCCGCGCCATCCTGGTGTTCGAGGGCTGGGACGCCGCCGGCAAGGGCGGCTGCATCCGCCGCCTGACCGAACCGCTCGACCCCCGCGGCTTCCACGTCTGGCCGATCGGCACCCCGACGGCGGAGGAGCAGGGAAAGCACTATCTCTACCGCTTCTGGACCAAGCTGCCCGCCCCCGGCACCTTCGCCATCTTCGACCGCTCCTGGTACGGCCGCGTGCTGGTGGAGCGGGTGGAGGGCTTCGCCGACAAGGAGCAGTGGAAGCGCGCCTATGACGAGATCAACCAGTTCGAAAAGATGCTGACCGACGATGGGGCCCGCATCATCAAGATCTTCATGCACATCACGCCGGACGAGCAGCTCAACCGCTTCCGCGAGCGGCTGAGCAACCCCTACAAGCGCTGGAAGCTGACCGAGGAGGATCTGCGCAACCGCGCCCGCTGGGACGACTACAGCAAGGCCATCGAGGCGATGTTCGACAAGACCTCGACCGAGACGGCGCCCTGGCAGGCGGTTCCGGCCAACTCCAAATGGCACGCCCGCCTGAAGGTGATGGAGATCGTGACCGAGGCGCTGAGCCGCGGCGTCAACGTCGCGCCGCCGCCCATCGACCTGACCGTCGCCCGGATCGCCGCGGAAGTCCTGGGCGTCCATCTGACCTTCGACACGAAGGAAAAGGACTGA
- the ppk2 gene encoding polyphosphate kinase 2: MDEVKTGTGAGVEEKPRKKRKALKLKDLGLGVPATGGEVLRDAKEVAAIESHWRDLGGGKGGGKPAKGGKKVKYIDELARLQFELIKLQEWVRVNGLKVCVLFEGRDAAGKGGVIKRITESLNPRVCRIVALGTPTEKERGQWYFQRYVAQLPAKGEIVLFDRSWYNRAGVEHVMGFCTDAEYQEFLRACPLFEEMLVKSGIILIKYWFSVSDDEQEKRFTERMRNPIKRWKLSPMDLESRKHWVEYSKAKDAMLEHTDKKLTPWYIVDADDKKKARLNCISHLLQQIPYQDIAPVELDLPPRQSDDGYKRPKKSKQNWVPEVY; encoded by the coding sequence ATGGACGAGGTCAAGACGGGGACCGGGGCCGGGGTGGAGGAGAAGCCGCGGAAGAAGCGCAAGGCGCTGAAGCTGAAGGACCTCGGGCTCGGCGTGCCGGCCACTGGCGGCGAGGTGCTGCGCGACGCCAAGGAGGTCGCGGCCATCGAATCCCACTGGCGCGATCTCGGCGGCGGAAAGGGCGGCGGCAAGCCGGCGAAGGGCGGCAAGAAGGTGAAATACATCGACGAGCTGGCCCGGCTGCAGTTCGAGCTGATCAAGCTGCAGGAGTGGGTGCGGGTCAACGGCCTGAAGGTCTGCGTGCTGTTCGAGGGGCGCGACGCGGCCGGCAAGGGCGGCGTCATCAAGCGCATCACCGAAAGCCTCAACCCCCGCGTCTGCCGGATCGTGGCGCTCGGCACGCCGACCGAGAAGGAGCGCGGGCAATGGTACTTCCAGCGCTACGTGGCGCAGCTTCCCGCCAAGGGCGAGATCGTCCTGTTCGACCGGAGCTGGTACAACCGGGCCGGCGTCGAGCATGTCATGGGCTTCTGCACCGACGCGGAGTATCAGGAGTTCCTGCGCGCCTGCCCGCTGTTCGAGGAGATGCTCGTCAAATCCGGCATCATCCTGATCAAATACTGGTTCTCGGTCAGCGACGATGAGCAGGAGAAGCGCTTCACCGAGCGGATGCGCAACCCGATCAAGCGCTGGAAGCTCAGCCCGATGGACCTCGAATCGCGCAAGCACTGGGTCGAGTACTCCAAGGCCAAGGACGCCATGCTGGAGCACACCGACAAGAAGCTGACGCCCTGGTACATCGTCGACGCGGACGACAAGAAAAAGGCGCGGCTGAACTGCATCAGCCACCTGCTGCAGCAAATCCCCTACCAGGACATCGCTCCGGTCGAGCTGGACCTGCCGCCGCGGCAGAGCGACGACGGCTACAAGCGGCCGAAGAAGTCCAAGCAGAACTGGGTGCCGGAAGTGTACTGA
- a CDS encoding EAL domain-containing protein: MTAERIRGGGCGGQCTEGLGFDFTMAFQPIVDVGGGRPWAHEALVRGLDGQGAGWVLSQVTEANRYAFDQACRVKAIELAASLGMGQQPDTRLSINFLPNAVYQPEACIRATLAAAKRTGFPPERIIFEVTENERVVDGAHLKSIFTEYKRQGFHTAIDDFGSGYSGLNLLAEFQPDIIKLDMELTRSIDTDRARRSIVSAILTVCRDLGITPVAEGIETPGEAKALRDLGITLMQGYLFARPAVETLAVPTMDFAAAGA, from the coding sequence ATGACGGCGGAACGGATCAGGGGCGGCGGGTGCGGCGGGCAGTGCACCGAGGGTTTGGGGTTCGACTTCACCATGGCCTTCCAGCCGATCGTCGATGTCGGCGGCGGGCGGCCCTGGGCGCACGAGGCGCTGGTGCGCGGCCTCGACGGCCAGGGTGCCGGTTGGGTGCTGAGCCAAGTAACCGAGGCCAACCGCTACGCCTTCGACCAAGCCTGCCGGGTCAAGGCCATCGAGCTTGCCGCCAGCCTGGGCATGGGCCAGCAGCCCGACACCCGGCTGTCGATCAACTTCCTCCCCAACGCCGTCTACCAGCCCGAAGCCTGCATCCGCGCCACGCTGGCCGCCGCCAAGCGCACCGGCTTCCCGCCGGAGCGCATCATCTTCGAGGTGACGGAGAACGAGCGGGTGGTGGATGGCGCGCATCTGAAGTCCATCTTCACCGAGTACAAGCGCCAGGGCTTCCACACCGCCATCGACGATTTCGGGTCGGGCTATTCCGGCCTGAACCTGCTCGCCGAGTTCCAGCCGGACATCATCAAGCTGGACATGGAGCTGACCCGCTCCATCGACACCGACCGCGCCCGCCGCAGCATCGTCAGCGCGATCCTCACCGTGTGCCGCGATCTCGGCATCACTCCGGTGGCCGAGGGCATCGAAACACCCGGCGAGGCGAAGGCTCTGCGCGATCTGGGGATCACGCTGATGCAGGGCTATCTGTTCGCCCGCCCGGCGGTGGAGACGCTGGCGGTGCCCACCATGGATTTCGCGGCGGCGGGAGCCTGA